In the genome of Hymenobacter taeanensis, one region contains:
- a CDS encoding GMC oxidoreductase — protein MEKYTYDAIVIGSGISGGMAARELTEKGLKTIMLERGRNVEHIKDYVNANKAPWELPHRGGKTQKMIEDHPVLKRDYTLNESNLNFWVDERESPYVEVKPFDWFRGYQVGGRSLMWGRQSYRWSDYDFEANDKDGVAVDWPIRYKDLAPWYSRVEKFAGISGNRDGLPQLPDGDFMPPMEMNCVEKDVAARIKKNFKDRHMVIGRTANITKPHNNRTNCQYRNKCWLGCPFGAYFSTQSASLPAAMATGNLTLRPFSIVTRILYDKDTKRAKGVEVLDAETNKTYEYYAKIVFLNASTLNSAWVLMNSATDVWPEGLGSSSGELGHNLMDHHFRAGAHGEMPGYEDKYVYGRRANGIYVPRFRNLFGDKRDYIRGFGYQGGAGREGWSREIAEMSIGGDLKDALTEPGQWTMGLGAFGETLPYHDNRAFLDKTKKDKWGLPVLAIDATIRENEQKMRIDMMQDAQEMLEKAGLKNVKTYNNGYSMGGGIHEMGTARMGRDPKTSVLNQHNQVWDAPNVYVTDGACMTSAACQNPSLTYMALTARAVDHAVGELKKQNV, from the coding sequence ATGGAAAAGTACACGTACGATGCCATCGTCATCGGTTCTGGCATTTCTGGCGGCATGGCCGCCAGGGAGTTGACGGAAAAAGGCTTAAAAACCATCATGCTCGAGCGTGGCCGCAACGTGGAGCATATCAAAGACTATGTAAACGCCAACAAGGCGCCATGGGAGCTACCCCACCGGGGCGGCAAAACTCAAAAGATGATTGAGGACCACCCCGTTCTCAAGCGCGATTATACCCTCAACGAGAGCAACCTAAACTTCTGGGTAGATGAGCGGGAAAGCCCCTACGTAGAAGTGAAGCCCTTCGACTGGTTCCGCGGGTACCAGGTTGGTGGCCGCTCCCTGATGTGGGGACGCCAGTCGTACCGCTGGAGCGACTACGATTTTGAGGCCAACGACAAAGACGGCGTGGCCGTGGACTGGCCCATTCGCTACAAAGACCTGGCCCCCTGGTACAGCCGCGTAGAGAAGTTTGCCGGTATCAGCGGCAACCGGGATGGCCTGCCCCAGCTGCCCGACGGCGACTTTATGCCGCCCATGGAGATGAACTGCGTGGAGAAAGACGTGGCAGCCCGCATTAAGAAAAACTTTAAAGACCGGCACATGGTGATTGGCCGCACGGCCAACATCACCAAGCCGCATAACAACCGCACCAACTGCCAGTACCGCAACAAGTGCTGGCTGGGCTGCCCGTTTGGGGCCTACTTCAGCACGCAATCGGCTAGTTTGCCGGCGGCCATGGCTACCGGCAACCTCACGCTGCGGCCGTTCTCCATTGTCACGCGCATCCTCTACGATAAGGATACCAAGCGGGCCAAGGGGGTAGAAGTGCTGGATGCGGAGACCAACAAAACTTACGAGTACTACGCTAAAATCGTGTTCCTGAATGCATCCACGCTGAACTCAGCCTGGGTACTGATGAACTCGGCTACCGACGTATGGCCCGAGGGCCTGGGCAGCAGCAGCGGAGAGCTGGGCCACAACCTGATGGACCATCACTTCCGGGCGGGGGCTCATGGTGAGATGCCGGGCTACGAGGACAAGTACGTGTATGGCCGCCGGGCCAACGGCATTTACGTGCCCCGCTTCCGCAACCTGTTCGGCGACAAGCGCGACTACATTCGGGGCTTTGGCTACCAGGGAGGGGCCGGCCGTGAAGGCTGGAGCCGGGAAATTGCTGAGATGAGCATTGGCGGCGACCTGAAGGATGCCCTCACCGAACCCGGCCAGTGGACCATGGGCTTAGGAGCCTTCGGCGAAACCCTGCCCTACCACGACAACCGTGCCTTCCTCGATAAAACCAAAAAGGATAAGTGGGGCCTGCCCGTGCTGGCTATTGATGCGACCATTCGGGAGAATGAGCAGAAAATGCGCATTGATATGATGCAGGATGCGCAGGAGATGCTGGAAAAAGCGGGGTTGAAAAACGTGAAGACCTACAACAACGGCTACTCCATGGGGGGCGGTATTCACGAAATGGGCACTGCCCGTATGGGCCGCGACCCTAAAACGTCGGTGCTCAACCAGCACAACCAGGTGTGGGATGCCCCCAACGTGTACGTGACGGATGGCGCCTGCATGACGTCGGCGGCGTGCCAGAACCCCTCGCTGACGTATATGGCTCTCACGGCCCGCGCCGTAGACCACGCCGTGGGCGAGTTGAAAAAGCAAAACGTCTAA
- a CDS encoding sugar phosphate isomerase/epimerase family protein, which produces MTSRRSFVKSAALLSAGALFSPNLLAAPKSYIGLQLYTVREAMQQDPAGTLARIAKLGYTSVEGATYTGSQKFYGMDPTSFTKLLKQHGLIMPSSHYRLGEEQDKGQPVLGTMLHGWDKAVDDAAQAGVKYMVCAYLSEAERGNLDHYKYVADQLNKAGERSKKAGIQLCYHNHDFEFMAQNGQMPFDLLLNNTSKDLVKMELDLYWATKAGQDPVALFKKHPGRFPLWHVKDMDNTAKKNFTEVGNGVIDFKRIFAQANTAGMKYFFVEQDQTPGSPFDSIQKSIAHIKRTLV; this is translated from the coding sequence ATGACCTCCAGACGTTCCTTTGTGAAGTCCGCGGCCTTGCTTTCAGCCGGCGCCCTTTTCAGCCCCAACTTGCTGGCGGCTCCCAAGTCTTACATTGGGCTGCAACTGTATACTGTGCGCGAAGCCATGCAGCAAGACCCCGCCGGTACCTTGGCCCGGATTGCCAAGCTGGGTTACACTTCAGTGGAAGGAGCTACGTACACGGGTAGCCAGAAGTTCTATGGCATGGACCCCACCAGCTTTACTAAACTTCTTAAGCAGCACGGACTGATTATGCCCAGCAGCCACTACCGACTAGGTGAAGAACAGGATAAGGGCCAGCCCGTTCTGGGCACTATGCTCCACGGCTGGGATAAGGCCGTGGATGATGCTGCCCAGGCCGGCGTGAAGTATATGGTGTGTGCCTACTTATCTGAAGCTGAGCGCGGCAACCTCGACCATTACAAGTACGTGGCCGACCAGCTGAATAAGGCTGGGGAGCGAAGCAAAAAGGCAGGCATTCAGCTCTGCTACCATAACCACGACTTCGAGTTCATGGCCCAGAACGGCCAGATGCCCTTCGACCTGCTCCTTAACAACACCAGCAAAGATTTGGTGAAGATGGAGCTGGACTTGTATTGGGCTACCAAAGCCGGCCAAGACCCCGTGGCTCTGTTTAAAAAACACCCCGGCCGCTTCCCACTGTGGCACGTGAAGGATATGGATAACACGGCCAAGAAAAACTTCACGGAGGTAGGCAACGGCGTTATTGACTTCAAGCGGATTTTTGCCCAGGCCAACACCGCCGGCATGAAGTACTTCTTTGTGGAGCAGGACCAGACGCCCGGCTCGCCCTTCGATAGCATTCAGAAGAGTATCGCGCACATCAAGCGCACCCTCGTGTAG
- a CDS encoding SGNH/GDSL hydrolase family protein: MKLVVLLALVLGLCQAPAWAQTAPTPDPLRTDWANLTRYATANKELPAPTAKAPRVVLLGNSITDSWPKTDPKFFAGQPYEFIGRGISGQTSPQMLLRFRQDVLELQPKVVAILAGTNDVAENTGPYNPNATLNNIKSMVELAQANGVRVVLCSVLPAYDFWWRKGLSPAPKIVALNVLIKAYARQKKLVYLDYHGAMADERQGLKVAYGEDGVHPNLAGYQVMEPLLQQAVADALKRKY; encoded by the coding sequence ATGAAACTAGTAGTGCTACTTGCCCTTGTACTAGGCCTATGCCAGGCGCCTGCCTGGGCGCAAACCGCGCCCACCCCAGACCCGCTCCGAACCGATTGGGCCAACCTAACCCGCTACGCTACTGCCAATAAAGAGCTACCTGCTCCTACCGCAAAGGCACCACGCGTGGTACTGTTAGGTAACTCTATTACTGATTCCTGGCCCAAGACTGATCCGAAGTTCTTTGCGGGGCAGCCCTACGAGTTTATTGGGCGGGGCATTAGCGGGCAAACCTCACCCCAAATGCTGTTACGCTTTCGGCAGGATGTGCTGGAGTTGCAGCCCAAAGTGGTGGCTATACTGGCCGGAACGAACGATGTGGCCGAAAACACGGGGCCATATAACCCCAACGCCACCCTCAACAATATTAAGTCGATGGTGGAGCTGGCCCAGGCAAATGGCGTGCGGGTTGTATTGTGTTCAGTGCTGCCAGCCTATGATTTCTGGTGGCGCAAGGGACTAAGCCCAGCCCCCAAAATCGTGGCCCTGAACGTGCTGATCAAGGCCTACGCTCGGCAGAAGAAACTGGTGTATCTGGATTACCACGGAGCCATGGCCGATGAGCGGCAGGGCCTGAAGGTGGCCTACGGTGAAGATGGGGTGCACCCTAACCTGGCGGGCTACCAAGTGATGGAGCCCCTGCTGCAACAAGCCGTGGCTGATGCGCTCAAGCGCAAATACTAG
- a CDS encoding enoyl-CoA hydratase/isomerase family protein gives MTTPTTLTAGKVETTTDAHGVATISFFHPSHNSLPSALLTQLANTITTVGQSPTTKVIILKSEGEKTFCAGASFDELMAIENETQGLEFFSGFAKVINACRTCPKIIVGRVQGKAIGGGVGVAASTDYCFATAQAAVKLSELVVGIGPFVVGPAVERKIGLAAYSQLALDAAEFRSAEWAKERGLYAEVLATPEALDAAVTAFATKLAAYNPEALTELKQVCWQGTENWDTLLVERAAISGRLVLSDFTRESIRQFKSK, from the coding sequence ATGACCACCCCTACCACCCTCACCGCCGGCAAAGTAGAAACCACTACCGATGCCCATGGCGTTGCCACCATCTCCTTCTTCCACCCCAGCCACAACTCCCTGCCCAGCGCCCTGCTCACGCAGCTAGCCAACACCATTACCACCGTAGGCCAGTCGCCGACCACGAAAGTTATCATCCTGAAAAGTGAAGGCGAAAAGACGTTTTGCGCGGGTGCCAGCTTCGATGAGCTCATGGCCATTGAGAATGAAACGCAGGGCCTGGAGTTTTTTTCGGGCTTTGCGAAGGTGATTAACGCCTGCCGTACCTGCCCCAAAATCATTGTGGGCCGCGTACAGGGCAAGGCCATTGGGGGCGGCGTAGGTGTAGCTGCTTCTACTGACTATTGCTTTGCTACGGCACAGGCCGCCGTGAAGCTCAGTGAGCTGGTAGTAGGCATTGGGCCGTTTGTGGTGGGCCCGGCGGTAGAGCGCAAGATTGGCCTGGCCGCCTACTCTCAGTTAGCTCTCGATGCCGCTGAGTTTCGCTCGGCAGAGTGGGCCAAGGAGCGTGGGTTATACGCGGAGGTACTGGCCACTCCGGAGGCCCTTGATGCAGCAGTTACGGCCTTTGCCACCAAGCTGGCGGCTTACAACCCCGAGGCGCTGACGGAACTGAAGCAAGTATGCTGGCAAGGCACTGAGAACTGGGATACCCTTTTGGTTGAACGCGCTGCCATCAGCGGCCGGTTGGTTCTTTCGGACTTTACTCGTGAGTCAATCCGGCAGTTCAAAAGCAAGTAA
- the paaZ gene encoding phenylacetic acid degradation bifunctional protein PaaZ produces the protein MTPTLQNYALGHWIAGKGHEQELLDASTGEIIALASSEGLDYEAMMDYARRTGNKALRKMTFHERGRMIKALALHLDSKKEDFYTLSYRSGATRADSWIDIEGGIGNLFANASLRRKFPDKPFYVESDPIALSKAGNFMGHHIMVPKEGVAVHINAYNFPIWGMLEKIAVNLLAGMPAIVKPAVPTAYLTEAVVREIIASKILPEGALQLVCGTGEGILDHVTYQDVVTFTGSAETGRKLKAHPRIISEAVPFNMEADSLNSAVLGPDAVPGTAEFDLFIKEIRKEMTAKAGQKCTAIRRAIVPENLVEDVQIALGKALAQTTIGHPQAEGVRMGALVSLTQVKRVREQVRELAKNTPIVYGDLDNVQVIGGDCKTGAFMSPIVMLNPEPFKFTDSHEVEAFGPVSTIMPYKDLDEAIALSNMGKGSLVCSVATNDPRTAQEFVLGAATHHGRILVINEEVAKESTGHGSPLPLLIHGGPGRAGGGQEMGGMRGVEHFMQRVAIQGSPSMITAITEVYQPKARQVEKDKHPFQHYFEELEIGQTYTTHRHTVTESDITNFAQVSGDNFYAHVDATSLEGTLFTGRVAHGYYILSKAAGMFVDPRKGPVLLNYGLDECRFTKPVYPGMTIGVKLTVKEKIGQEKRDAEDVAKGIVRWLVDVSDETGETVAVATILTMVKKKNQE, from the coding sequence ATGACTCCCACCCTCCAAAATTATGCGCTAGGCCACTGGATTGCCGGTAAGGGCCACGAGCAGGAATTGCTTGATGCCAGCACCGGTGAAATAATTGCCCTCGCCAGCAGCGAAGGCCTCGACTATGAGGCCATGATGGACTACGCACGCCGGACCGGCAACAAGGCTCTGCGCAAAATGACGTTCCATGAGCGCGGCCGCATGATTAAGGCGCTGGCCCTGCACCTCGACAGCAAGAAGGAAGATTTCTATACCCTCAGCTACCGCAGCGGCGCCACCCGCGCCGACTCCTGGATTGACATTGAAGGCGGCATCGGCAACCTGTTTGCTAATGCCTCCCTGCGCCGTAAATTCCCCGACAAGCCATTTTACGTGGAGTCGGACCCCATTGCGCTGTCGAAGGCTGGCAACTTTATGGGCCACCACATTATGGTGCCGAAGGAGGGCGTGGCCGTGCACATCAACGCCTACAACTTCCCCATTTGGGGTATGCTGGAAAAGATTGCGGTGAACCTGCTGGCCGGAATGCCCGCCATCGTGAAGCCCGCCGTGCCTACGGCCTACCTCACGGAAGCCGTAGTACGCGAAATTATTGCCTCCAAAATATTGCCCGAAGGGGCATTGCAGCTGGTGTGCGGTACCGGCGAGGGTATTCTGGACCATGTGACCTACCAGGATGTAGTGACCTTTACCGGATCGGCAGAAACGGGCCGCAAGCTGAAGGCTCACCCGCGCATCATTTCTGAAGCCGTACCCTTCAATATGGAGGCCGACTCGCTGAACTCGGCGGTGCTGGGCCCCGATGCCGTGCCTGGCACCGCAGAGTTTGACTTGTTCATTAAGGAAATCAGGAAGGAGATGACGGCCAAAGCGGGGCAGAAATGCACCGCCATTCGGCGCGCCATTGTGCCCGAGAACCTGGTAGAAGACGTGCAGATTGCCTTAGGCAAAGCCCTGGCGCAAACCACCATAGGCCACCCGCAGGCCGAGGGTGTGCGCATGGGCGCGCTGGTAAGCCTCACGCAGGTGAAGCGGGTGCGAGAGCAGGTACGGGAGCTGGCCAAAAACACGCCCATCGTGTACGGCGACCTGGACAATGTGCAGGTAATTGGGGGCGACTGCAAGACCGGCGCGTTTATGTCGCCGATTGTAATGCTGAACCCTGAGCCGTTCAAGTTTACGGATAGCCACGAAGTAGAAGCATTTGGGCCGGTAAGCACCATTATGCCCTACAAAGATCTGGATGAGGCAATTGCCTTATCGAACATGGGCAAAGGCTCCCTGGTGTGTTCTGTAGCAACCAACGACCCGCGCACGGCCCAGGAGTTTGTACTGGGCGCCGCTACTCACCACGGCCGCATACTGGTTATAAATGAGGAAGTAGCCAAGGAAAGCACCGGCCACGGCTCACCCCTGCCCCTACTCATTCATGGTGGTCCCGGCCGCGCCGGTGGCGGACAGGAAATGGGCGGCATGCGCGGCGTAGAGCACTTTATGCAGCGGGTAGCTATCCAAGGCTCACCCAGCATGATTACGGCCATTACAGAAGTGTATCAGCCCAAAGCCAGGCAGGTTGAGAAGGACAAGCACCCTTTCCAGCACTACTTTGAGGAGCTGGAAATCGGGCAGACCTACACCACGCACCGCCACACCGTCACGGAGTCGGACATAACCAACTTCGCCCAGGTTTCCGGCGACAACTTCTACGCCCACGTGGATGCTACTTCTTTGGAAGGCACGCTTTTCACGGGTCGCGTGGCCCACGGCTACTACATCCTGAGCAAAGCCGCCGGTATGTTTGTAGATCCTCGCAAGGGGCCGGTACTACTCAATTATGGCCTGGACGAGTGCCGCTTCACCAAGCCCGTGTACCCCGGCATGACCATTGGCGTGAAACTCACGGTTAAGGAGAAAATAGGCCAGGAGAAGCGCGACGCCGAGGACGTAGCCAAGGGCATTGTGCGCTGGCTCGTGGACGTGTCAGATGAAACCGGCGAAACCGTTGCCGTGGCTACCATCCTGACGATGGTGAAAAAGAAAAACCAGGAGTAA
- a CDS encoding transferase hexapeptide repeat family protein, whose amino-acid sequence MIYAFNGVVPVVHESAFVHPQATVTGNVIIGRNVYIGPGAAIRGDWGQIIIEDNCNVQENCTVHMFPGTTVRLKEMAHIGHGAIIHGATIGRNVLVGMNAVIMDRVTVGDESVIGALSFIKADEVIPPRSLVVGNPHKIIRQVSDDMVAWKTEGTQIYMQLPADCHATLTPCEPLREVPANRQVQQVAYQTWNERKEGE is encoded by the coding sequence ATGATTTACGCATTCAATGGCGTGGTGCCGGTCGTGCATGAGTCGGCGTTTGTGCACCCGCAGGCTACTGTTACGGGCAACGTCATTATCGGCCGCAACGTGTACATCGGGCCCGGCGCTGCCATTCGCGGCGATTGGGGTCAGATTATCATTGAGGACAACTGTAATGTGCAGGAAAACTGCACCGTGCATATGTTCCCCGGTACTACTGTGCGCCTCAAGGAAATGGCCCACATTGGGCATGGCGCTATCATTCACGGGGCCACCATTGGCCGCAACGTGCTGGTAGGCATGAATGCCGTGATAATGGACCGCGTAACCGTCGGCGACGAAAGCGTAATCGGGGCCCTGAGTTTTATCAAAGCCGATGAAGTGATTCCGCCTCGCAGCCTGGTGGTAGGCAACCCGCACAAGATTATCCGGCAGGTGAGCGACGACATGGTAGCCTGGAAAACCGAAGGCACCCAGATCTACATGCAACTCCCGGCCGACTGCCACGCCACCCTCACGCCCTGCGAACCTTTGCGCGAGGTTCCTGCCAACCGCCAGGTACAGCAAGTGGCCTACCAAACCTGGAACGAACGAAAAGAAGGTGAGTGA
- the pcaF gene encoding 3-oxoadipyl-CoA thiolase gives MNQAYIIDGIRTPIGNFGGTLSAVRPDDMAAHVIRELLRRNASADPAAIADVLLGCANQAGEDNRNVARMALLLAGLPASVPGETVNRLCASGLSASIGAARAIQSGDGDLFISGGVESMTRAPYVMSKPSKAFGTDSQMYDSSFGWRFINQRLEEAYGTDAMGETAENLVDRYGISREDQDQFAYESHQRAGRARDSGRFGEEIVPVSIPQRKGEPLLFAEDEFIKSNTTLEGLAKLRPAFRKSGGSVTAGNSSGLNDGAAALLLASEEGIKQHGLTPRARLVSMGVAGVEPRYMGIGPVPASQQALKKAGLTLDQMDIIEFNEAFAAQTLACARGLGLEGSDPRINPNGGAIALGHPLGMSGARILNTAALELHKQNKRYALITMCVGVGQGYAAIIEKV, from the coding sequence ATGAACCAAGCATATATAATTGACGGCATCCGCACCCCCATCGGCAACTTCGGCGGCACACTTTCCGCCGTCCGCCCCGATGATATGGCCGCGCACGTTATCCGGGAGCTGCTGCGCCGCAACGCTTCTGCCGACCCGGCTGCCATTGCCGATGTACTACTAGGCTGCGCCAACCAGGCCGGCGAAGACAACCGAAACGTGGCGCGCATGGCGCTGCTGCTGGCGGGCCTGCCTGCTTCGGTGCCCGGCGAAACAGTGAACCGCTTGTGCGCCTCCGGTCTTTCAGCCAGCATTGGGGCCGCCCGCGCCATCCAGAGTGGCGACGGCGACCTGTTCATTTCCGGCGGTGTGGAGAGCATGACCCGCGCCCCCTACGTGATGTCGAAACCCAGTAAAGCGTTTGGCACCGACTCGCAAATGTATGATTCCAGCTTCGGCTGGCGCTTCATCAACCAGCGGCTGGAAGAGGCATACGGCACCGATGCCATGGGTGAAACCGCCGAAAACCTGGTGGACCGCTACGGCATCAGCCGCGAAGACCAGGACCAGTTTGCCTACGAATCGCACCAGCGCGCCGGCCGGGCCCGAGACTCGGGCCGCTTCGGCGAGGAAATTGTGCCCGTATCTATTCCCCAGCGCAAGGGTGAGCCCTTGTTATTTGCTGAGGATGAGTTTATCAAGTCGAACACCACGCTGGAAGGGTTGGCCAAGCTGCGGCCTGCCTTCCGCAAGAGCGGCGGCTCCGTAACGGCGGGTAACTCCTCGGGGCTTAATGACGGGGCGGCGGCACTGCTGTTGGCTTCGGAAGAAGGCATCAAGCAACACGGCCTCACCCCTCGCGCCCGCCTTGTGTCAATGGGCGTGGCCGGCGTAGAGCCGCGCTACATGGGTATTGGGCCGGTGCCGGCGTCGCAGCAGGCGCTGAAAAAAGCGGGCCTGACGCTAGATCAGATGGATATTATTGAGTTCAACGAAGCCTTTGCAGCCCAAACGCTGGCCTGCGCACGTGGCCTAGGCTTGGAAGGCAGCGACCCACGCATCAACCCCAACGGCGGGGCTATTGCGCTAGGCCACCCACTGGGCATGAGCGGGGCCCGGATTCTGAATACGGCGGCTCTGGAGTTGCACAAGCAAAACAAACGCTACGCCCTCATTACCATGTGCGTGGGCGTGGGTCAGGGCTACGCAGCCATCATTGAGAAAGTATGA
- the paaI gene encoding hydroxyphenylacetyl-CoA thioesterase PaaI, which translates to MSEPAATSNHHAEAVKELMLQHDAFSKLLGLQVDEVGPGYCRLHFTVRPDMVNGFGALHGGVTFSAADSAFAFACNSHGRQSVGLTVTIDYLEAGKVGDLITVEAREESLKHKVGVYQVRATTQSGAVLALFKGTAYRTSNEIL; encoded by the coding sequence ATGAGCGAGCCAGCAGCCACCAGTAACCACCACGCCGAGGCCGTAAAGGAGCTGATGCTTCAGCACGATGCCTTCAGCAAACTGCTAGGCCTGCAGGTGGATGAAGTAGGCCCCGGCTATTGCCGCCTGCACTTCACGGTGCGCCCCGATATGGTGAATGGGTTTGGAGCGCTGCACGGCGGCGTAACCTTTTCCGCGGCTGACTCGGCCTTCGCTTTTGCCTGCAACAGCCACGGCCGCCAAAGCGTGGGCCTCACCGTAACCATTGATTATCTGGAAGCCGGAAAAGTAGGTGACCTAATAACGGTGGAAGCGCGCGAAGAAAGCCTTAAGCACAAGGTTGGGGTATACCAGGTGCGCGCCACCACCCAAAGCGGCGCAGTGCTGGCCCTTTTCAAAGGCACCGCCTACCGCACCAGCAACGAGATTTTATAA
- a CDS encoding 3-hydroxyacyl-CoA dehydrogenase NAD-binding domain-containing protein, with translation MTIGIIGSGAMGAGIAQVIAQAGHSVCLHDTNSAALQRASTSIQANLRKLSEKGKIKPEEAEAAIGRVRTCTDMDSFARCSLIIEAIVEDLAVKQASFRDIEAVVSDDCILASNTSSLSIASIAAACQKPERFIGIHFFNPAPLMQLVEVIPAVQTRPGLAEEIRDLVQSWGKLPVLTKDTPGFIVNRVARPFYGEAIRILEEGIADMATIDWAMTELGGFRMGPFTLMDFIGHDVNYRVTESVFTAFFFDPRFKPSFTQKRLFEAGYYGRKSGRGFYSYGPDAVPPEPTRDEALGHLVLNRILAMLINEAADALALNVASREDLELAMTKGVNYPKGLLAWADELGLSRVLTTLDELYAEYHEDRYRASPLLRRMVRANQTFFPHERASSHQ, from the coding sequence ATGACCATCGGAATCATTGGCAGTGGCGCTATGGGAGCCGGCATTGCGCAGGTAATAGCCCAGGCCGGCCACTCAGTATGCCTACACGACACCAACTCGGCTGCCCTGCAACGTGCTTCTACCAGCATTCAGGCTAATCTGCGCAAGCTGTCTGAAAAAGGTAAAATCAAGCCGGAGGAAGCTGAAGCAGCCATTGGCCGCGTACGGACTTGCACAGACATGGATTCCTTCGCGAGATGCAGCTTAATCATCGAAGCCATAGTAGAAGACTTGGCGGTTAAGCAGGCTTCGTTCCGCGATATTGAAGCAGTGGTGTCAGATGACTGCATTCTGGCCAGCAACACGTCGTCGCTTTCCATTGCCTCCATTGCGGCAGCCTGCCAGAAACCCGAGCGCTTTATCGGGATTCACTTCTTTAACCCCGCTCCCCTGATGCAGCTGGTAGAAGTGATTCCGGCCGTGCAAACCCGCCCTGGCCTGGCGGAGGAAATCCGTGACCTGGTGCAGAGCTGGGGCAAGCTACCCGTGCTGACCAAGGATACGCCCGGCTTTATTGTGAACCGCGTGGCGCGCCCCTTCTACGGAGAAGCCATCCGGATTCTGGAAGAAGGCATTGCCGACATGGCCACCATTGATTGGGCCATGACGGAGTTGGGCGGCTTCCGAATGGGTCCCTTCACCCTCATGGATTTCATTGGGCACGACGTGAACTACCGCGTAACAGAATCGGTGTTTACGGCTTTCTTCTTTGACCCGCGTTTCAAGCCCTCGTTCACGCAGAAGCGCTTGTTTGAGGCGGGTTACTACGGGCGCAAATCGGGCCGCGGTTTCTACAGCTATGGCCCCGATGCTGTACCGCCGGAGCCTACCCGCGACGAGGCGCTGGGCCACCTGGTGCTGAACCGCATTTTGGCCATGCTCATCAATGAAGCCGCCGATGCGCTGGCTCTGAACGTGGCTTCCAGGGAAGACTTGGAGCTGGCCATGACGAAGGGGGTAAACTACCCCAAAGGGCTGCTGGCCTGGGCCGATGAGCTAGGCCTCTCCAGAGTGCTCACCACCCTCGATGAGCTGTACGCCGAGTATCACGAGGACCGCTACCGTGCCAGCCCGTTGCTGCGCCGCATGGTACGGGCTAACCAGACGTTCTTTCCGCATGAGCGAGCCAGCAGCCACCAGTAA
- a CDS encoding enoyl-CoA hydratase-related protein — protein MPETSFLNFTIEAGVATLTLNRPDVFNSVNKPLALALQQYLRECQQNPEVRAVLLTGTGKAFCAGQDLAEITGPDSPEVAEIVEKHYNPIVQLIRELDKPVVAAVNGVAAGAGANLALACDIVVAKESASFIQAFSKIGLIPDSGGTYFLPRLIGLQRAAALMFTGDKVSAQEAVQMGMIYKAFPDESFDTEVAALVSKLAAMPTKGLAYTKQLLNTTFGNDLTQQLRAEADYQLRAGHTTDYREGVSAFMEKRKPTFTGQ, from the coding sequence ATGCCTGAAACCAGCTTTCTGAACTTCACCATTGAAGCGGGCGTCGCTACGCTTACTCTCAACCGGCCCGACGTATTTAATAGCGTGAACAAGCCGCTGGCGCTGGCATTGCAGCAGTATTTGCGCGAGTGCCAGCAAAACCCGGAGGTGCGGGCAGTGCTGCTTACGGGCACTGGTAAAGCATTCTGCGCTGGTCAGGATCTGGCGGAAATTACGGGACCCGACAGCCCGGAGGTGGCGGAGATTGTGGAGAAGCACTACAACCCTATTGTGCAGTTGATTCGGGAGTTGGATAAGCCGGTAGTGGCCGCCGTGAATGGCGTGGCCGCAGGGGCTGGCGCCAACCTGGCCCTGGCTTGTGATATTGTGGTGGCAAAAGAATCGGCCTCGTTTATTCAGGCATTCAGCAAGATTGGGTTGATTCCGGATAGCGGCGGCACATACTTCCTGCCCCGCCTGATTGGCCTGCAGCGTGCCGCCGCGCTCATGTTCACCGGCGATAAGGTAAGTGCTCAGGAAGCTGTACAAATGGGTATGATCTATAAGGCATTTCCTGATGAAAGCTTTGATACGGAAGTAGCTGCGTTGGTAAGCAAGCTGGCCGCCATGCCTACCAAAGGCCTGGCTTACACCAAGCAACTGCTCAATACTACCTTCGGTAATGACCTTACCCAGCAGCTCCGTGCCGAAGCGGACTATCAGCTCCGGGCCGGCCACACCACTGATTATAGAGAGGGAGTATCGGCGTTTATGGAAAAGCGCAAGCCTACCTTCACCGGTCAGTAA